A single Parabacteroides timonensis DNA region contains:
- a CDS encoding LytR/AlgR family response regulator transcription factor, with product MNTLNFKEQTQVGTTADASSCTDKNTLDNIFIKIQDHFRKISFSDILYIEASGSYCNFYLQTGKITVSYTLGETMQHLSELLFLRVHRSFIINKNHVTSYVGNTFYIGEHMIPIGRQYKKEILSHFNILGTIG from the coding sequence ATGAACACACTCAATTTTAAGGAACAAACACAGGTAGGAACGACAGCTGATGCATCAAGTTGCACAGATAAAAACACATTAGATAATATCTTTATCAAAATTCAGGATCACTTCCGTAAAATATCATTTAGTGATATTCTTTATATTGAAGCATCGGGAAGCTACTGTAATTTCTATTTGCAGACAGGTAAAATAACAGTATCATACACACTGGGTGAAACGATGCAACATCTATCGGAACTTTTATTCCTCCGAGTACATCGTTCTTTTATTATTAATAAGAATCATGTCACCAGTTATGTAGGTAATACATTTTATATCGGCGAACATATGATCCCTATCGGTAGGCAATATAAAAAAGAAATATTATCCCATTTCAACATATTGGGAACAATCGGTTGA
- a CDS encoding helix-turn-helix transcriptional regulator, whose translation MLSLLFQILVICTSLLAWGVLSIAGISLLQYGRYNKKTILITFITLVLCVVSFYNSWYEGLFLFRKIALISSLNSWAFTLLTPLFYLYFRFRITNRLPDVWQWRRHLLPPGVLAVIYVAMTLFNPVPDKLIYSWHEFELDRSTWWGSFRISCYLLLAVQLFVYLSRLLNRINDNTTQIQIIKRELFCVLCFIFISVMSMLTPSYICNILYNLSLILIGVYLLKQSVFYRTVKRKIGFYLLPYFFIRTEANPKEKIEVSTQFNLKEGERIINLLKSPDILHNPDLTLKILACELGTNATSLSRYFNQQLGVRFSDYLTALRLDEAEAWLKDTNIKVIEISELVGFQTSSTFYQAFNARHHIPPSQWRKGMKLNS comes from the coding sequence ATGTTATCATTATTATTTCAGATTTTAGTTATTTGTACTTCCTTATTAGCCTGGGGTGTTTTAAGCATCGCCGGGATTTCTTTGTTACAATACGGCAGATATAACAAAAAGACTATACTTATAACTTTCATCACGCTGGTACTCTGTGTTGTATCCTTTTACAACAGTTGGTATGAAGGACTCTTCCTTTTCAGAAAGATTGCCCTTATTTCCAGTTTGAACAGTTGGGCTTTCACATTGCTCACTCCCTTGTTTTATTTGTATTTCCGCTTTCGGATAACTAATCGTTTACCGGATGTATGGCAATGGAGACGACACTTACTTCCTCCGGGAGTATTAGCTGTTATTTATGTAGCGATGACATTATTCAATCCGGTACCCGATAAATTGATCTATAGCTGGCATGAATTCGAACTTGATCGCTCTACCTGGTGGGGCTCTTTCCGTATCAGTTGTTATTTGCTTCTGGCGGTACAATTGTTTGTTTATCTGTCTCGTCTTTTAAACAGAATAAACGATAATACAACGCAAATACAAATTATTAAAAGAGAGTTATTTTGCGTTTTATGTTTCATATTCATTTCTGTAATGAGTATGCTTACTCCGAGTTATATATGCAATATTCTGTATAATCTGTCACTTATTCTTATTGGTGTATATTTATTGAAACAGTCCGTATTTTACCGGACTGTAAAGCGTAAAATAGGCTTTTACCTATTACCTTATTTTTTCATCAGAACTGAAGCTAATCCAAAAGAGAAAATAGAAGTATCGACTCAATTCAACCTGAAAGAGGGAGAACGGATAATCAATCTATTGAAATCACCGGATATCCTGCACAATCCAGATCTGACCCTAAAAATACTGGCCTGTGAACTTGGCACGAATGCTACTTCATTAAGTCGTTACTTTAATCAGCAATTAGGAGTTCGCTTTTCTGATTATCTGACGGCTCTTCGTCTGGATGAAGCAGAAGCATGGCTAAAGGATACCAATATAAAGGTAATAGAAATTTCCGAGTTGGTGGGCTTTCAAACTTCATCTACGTTCTATCAGGCTTTTAATGCGCGACATCATATACCACCTTCCCAATGGAGAAAGGGAATGAAGCTTAATTCTTAA
- a CDS encoding TonB-dependent receptor plug domain-containing protein: MNKHSCRKAFEVIFFVFCSLIINGQEKITVPDTLRNIRLREVVVTATPSDAPGTSSLIGHDAIWHIQATDLSDLSQLLPGVLTRNPDLNSPAVFTVRSATYENTTNALGTAILVDGMRMNNNMNMQQLGLEGQGSLFNSSALSGFDVRSISPASIESVEVIRGVPSARYGDATSGVVLVNSKAGLQPYTVGLRFTATEKLASIGKGIAMGANGGILYLGADYALSSQDPRLPEQTFQRIGIQIAHAKDFTTASLLFNLRGYWTQDKGGRGRNTIDGEYQKAFNRGFSFSANGRWDLNKSWISNLEYHAGLTYSYQKNESSIYYSSTQQVTTYTRQPGEQAGIFLAPNYFSDLSVEGKPLSADASLTANLRSILSNNVYNHFMLGLEMGTEGNRGEGIQFDPLRPSLEMIRMRTRSFRSIPFVHQYIAFAEDKVTFHTGKMKTEIQAGVRFTKLQTEALRYAPTAEPRINVRQILLEQNENTLLKHLSIRAGWGLMRKMPVLAYLYPDKSYTDKNGFTYNDVKNNERLTVMHTFVTDHTFNPNLRLPVNRKLELGFNLRLGQMIADIVWFREHLRNGFSTTEQAEPFTYRRYDPLTGKGEHPELTPDGVMNNGTPLSYTTLATFATFTSPENGIEQLKEGIEYTFDMGHWNTLHTSLFISGSYLKLHEKNTALSAVYPQVELNGKPYPYVGIYEADHLASNLRVWQQFNTRFQFITQLPRIGLITTLTLQAVWMDKQRRGMESSYNNPVYLIDDNGNRIDGDPMTDIEHRKRLNPVYYMDSDGVRHPFTPEMANDKRFTDLVLDAGTLTRYQEDSFGPYFLLNLRVTKEIGRYVSVAFCANNFTQSNPKKYTSSTQQYTIQNPGLYYGAEMTIRF, encoded by the coding sequence ATGAATAAGCATAGTTGTAGGAAAGCTTTTGAGGTAATTTTCTTTGTCTTTTGTTCGTTAATAATTAACGGGCAAGAGAAAATAACAGTACCTGATACCCTGCGTAATATCCGGCTCCGGGAGGTGGTAGTCACGGCTACTCCATCAGATGCACCGGGTACCAGTTCCTTGATTGGGCACGATGCTATCTGGCATATACAAGCGACAGATTTATCAGACTTGTCCCAATTATTACCCGGCGTACTTACCCGTAATCCTGATTTGAATTCTCCTGCTGTCTTCACAGTCCGTAGTGCTACATACGAGAATACGACAAATGCGCTGGGAACCGCTATACTGGTAGATGGAATGCGAATGAACAATAATATGAATATGCAGCAACTGGGACTTGAAGGTCAAGGTAGCCTGTTTAACAGTTCTGCTCTTTCCGGATTTGATGTCCGTTCGATTTCACCTGCTTCCATAGAATCTGTAGAGGTGATACGCGGAGTGCCTTCGGCCCGCTATGGGGATGCTACCAGCGGCGTAGTATTGGTGAACTCGAAAGCCGGATTGCAACCTTATACGGTGGGATTGCGTTTTACGGCAACTGAGAAACTGGCTTCTATAGGTAAAGGGATAGCTATGGGAGCAAATGGAGGTATTCTCTACCTGGGAGCAGATTATGCACTTTCATCGCAAGATCCCCGGCTGCCGGAACAAACATTTCAACGGATAGGTATTCAAATAGCTCATGCGAAAGACTTTACCACGGCATCACTTCTTTTTAATTTGCGGGGATATTGGACACAGGATAAAGGAGGCAGAGGTCGCAACACTATTGATGGTGAATATCAGAAAGCCTTTAACCGGGGCTTTTCATTCTCGGCAAACGGACGATGGGATTTAAATAAATCCTGGATTTCAAACTTGGAATATCATGCCGGATTGACTTATAGTTACCAGAAGAATGAATCGAGTATATATTACTCAAGCACGCAGCAGGTAACAACTTATACCCGTCAGCCGGGTGAGCAGGCCGGTATATTTTTAGCTCCCAACTACTTCAGCGATCTTTCGGTGGAAGGGAAACCGTTATCCGCAGATGCATCACTTACGGCCAATCTCAGAAGTATACTATCGAATAATGTATATAATCATTTTATGCTTGGCCTGGAAATGGGGACAGAGGGTAACCGTGGAGAAGGTATTCAGTTCGATCCTCTCCGCCCGTCGTTGGAAATGATCCGAATGCGTACCCGTTCTTTTCGGAGTATTCCCTTTGTACATCAATATATAGCTTTCGCAGAAGATAAGGTCACTTTCCATACAGGAAAGATGAAAACTGAAATACAAGCTGGTGTACGTTTCACCAAACTGCAAACGGAGGCATTGCGTTATGCCCCGACAGCAGAACCGCGTATCAACGTCAGACAGATTCTGTTGGAACAAAATGAAAATACCCTGCTGAAGCACCTTAGCATACGCGCAGGTTGGGGACTGATGCGTAAGATGCCGGTCTTAGCCTATTTGTATCCGGATAAATCCTATACCGATAAAAACGGCTTTACCTATAATGATGTGAAGAATAACGAGCGGCTGACTGTGATGCATACTTTTGTGACCGATCATACTTTTAATCCGAATTTGCGCTTACCGGTAAACCGAAAATTAGAGTTGGGATTTAACCTTCGGCTAGGACAAATGATTGCCGATATTGTATGGTTCAGAGAGCATCTTCGGAATGGATTCAGTACAACGGAACAAGCTGAACCTTTTACATACCGCCGTTACGATCCGTTAACCGGTAAAGGGGAACATCCCGAACTGACTCCCGATGGTGTAATGAACAACGGGACACCTCTCTCCTACACTACCCTTGCGACGTTTGCCACTTTTACTTCTCCGGAAAATGGTATTGAGCAATTGAAAGAAGGTATTGAATATACATTCGATATGGGGCACTGGAATACTTTGCATACTTCACTGTTTATCAGTGGCAGTTATTTAAAGTTACATGAAAAAAACACGGCATTGTCAGCAGTGTATCCTCAGGTTGAGCTGAATGGCAAGCCATATCCGTATGTCGGTATTTATGAAGCAGATCACTTGGCTTCCAATCTGCGGGTTTGGCAACAATTCAATACCCGTTTCCAGTTCATCACCCAGTTACCCCGCATCGGTTTGATCACAACTTTAACTTTACAGGCCGTATGGATGGATAAACAACGCCGTGGCATGGAAAGCAGTTACAATAATCCCGTTTACCTGATCGACGATAATGGGAACCGGATCGATGGAGATCCGATGACCGATATAGAACATCGTAAACGTCTCAATCCAGTATATTATATGGATAGTGATGGAGTACGACATCCCTTCACTCCGGAAATGGCGAACGATAAACGTTTCACTGATCTAGTGCTGGATGCTGGCACACTGACCCGGTATCAGGAAGATTCGTTTGGCCCCTATTTCCTGTTGAATCTTCGGGTAACGAAAGAGATAGGGCGCTATGTATCAGTTGCTTTTTGTGCCAATAATTTTACGCAATCGAATCCAAAGAAATACACCAGTAGCACACAACAATATACGATTCAAAATCCCGGTTTATATTATGGAGCCGAGATGACGATCCGGTTTTAA
- a CDS encoding DUF6850 family outer membrane beta-barrel protein → MRSRETLFGLLFSLSMTVSAQTDTLHIPSIKEVYRHNSWLGGANPVGLSFNRFRSFSVAEASYGHHKGNFGNVSLPASADVYSVYSESFQTVNKVSLYGKIGYTQLQNRQQNWNGMTGDYWQAVNLCDSISGKQRSEQYQLSGGFSLPIHRQWLLGVKADYKVQLTAKDIDPRNKNQWMEWHLTPGVGYLCGNLHLGASLLYVRRKETIDYQNMGSHTTYPVLVAYPLGFFKTLSWGENVNWYYTGQEVGGALQFDLNRGSFQLYQEICGSFAGQTVESDRIKNKKEGETDSWQVEYKGKLQQVFPDCRHEWEWLATFSYADNFDPLQHQVESDTWQSDGRILRSTRRTSRYALNYGYYRLRDAWHSCFYILSGISYRQAKTALLFYPAEYTQPIHRFTIHTTFVQNFLLPNALLDLSLGAQYGKGGGSIMEEKLLSPEDIAPEITLWQNHSRLQQVFDYETMSRWGLHSSVTYTRSAHFRWFIRLTFDFEKTPQDVIYTDSRKITSQIGLLF, encoded by the coding sequence ATGAGAAGCCGGGAAACATTGTTCGGACTATTATTTTCGTTATCCATGACGGTTTCTGCTCAAACGGATACGTTGCATATACCTTCGATAAAAGAAGTGTATAGACACAATAGCTGGTTGGGCGGCGCTAATCCTGTGGGATTGTCGTTCAACCGTTTCCGCTCTTTCTCTGTGGCGGAAGCAAGTTACGGCCATCATAAAGGAAATTTTGGGAACGTCAGTCTTCCGGCTTCTGCGGATGTGTACTCCGTATATAGCGAATCATTTCAGACTGTAAATAAAGTGTCGCTTTATGGTAAGATTGGTTACACCCAGCTTCAGAATCGACAACAGAACTGGAATGGAATGACAGGTGACTATTGGCAGGCTGTAAACTTGTGTGACTCCATAAGTGGAAAGCAGCGTTCGGAGCAATATCAATTGTCGGGAGGTTTTTCTCTGCCGATCCATCGGCAATGGTTGCTGGGTGTAAAAGCGGATTATAAAGTACAGCTAACTGCCAAAGATATTGATCCACGAAATAAAAATCAGTGGATGGAGTGGCACCTTACACCGGGTGTGGGATATCTGTGCGGGAATTTACATTTGGGCGCTTCACTGCTTTATGTCCGTCGAAAAGAGACCATAGATTATCAAAATATGGGTAGTCATACAACTTATCCTGTCCTGGTAGCGTATCCGTTGGGGTTCTTTAAAACCTTATCATGGGGCGAAAATGTGAATTGGTATTATACCGGACAAGAGGTTGGCGGTGCTTTACAGTTTGACTTGAATCGTGGCTCTTTCCAATTATACCAGGAGATCTGTGGGAGTTTCGCCGGACAGACAGTAGAGAGTGACCGTATAAAAAATAAGAAAGAAGGCGAAACAGATAGCTGGCAGGTGGAGTATAAAGGTAAGTTACAGCAGGTGTTCCCCGATTGCAGGCATGAATGGGAATGGCTGGCTACATTTAGTTATGCTGATAACTTTGATCCATTGCAGCATCAAGTGGAATCGGATACCTGGCAATCGGATGGAAGAATACTTCGCTCTACCCGGCGTACAAGCCGATATGCTTTGAATTATGGATATTATCGGTTACGTGATGCTTGGCATTCCTGTTTTTATATCCTTTCAGGTATTAGTTATCGTCAGGCGAAAACAGCTTTATTATTCTATCCGGCAGAGTATACACAGCCGATTCACCGGTTTACAATCCATACTACATTTGTTCAAAATTTTTTATTACCAAATGCCTTACTCGACTTATCTCTGGGTGCTCAATATGGGAAAGGTGGTGGATCGATTATGGAAGAAAAGCTGCTGTCACCTGAAGATATTGCTCCGGAAATCACCTTATGGCAAAATCATAGCAGATTACAGCAAGTGTTCGATTATGAAACAATGTCGCGCTGGGGTTTACATTCTTCTGTAACTTATACCAGATCAGCTCATTTTCGCTGGTTTATTCGGCTGACGTTTGATTTTGAAAAGACACCTCAAGATGTAATTTATACTGATTCACGAAAAATAACGTCACAAATCGGATTGTTATTTTAA
- a CDS encoding DUF4876 domain-containing protein — MKKGFYLLLAVLFFASCSEDEKQSSSIYIQLVAPEGYPTLPYEEMEVALTNKDQGTVYSVHCSSTGKASFNVEPGYYAASVHYQAASGLIFSGRIESLSLLSDQEQGVIELSLSQAKINALVIKEIYFGGCKGLNDKEYQADQYVTLYNNSDQTIYLDGLCVGIVDPGNNLESPWMNYTDMKRIPVNDLTWQFPGKGKEYPLAPGEETTIATNAVDHTGAEFQHANSVDLSGVDWGFWDVSLERQNITAGVKPMTLLANLNPLLVMYSLPVFGPTFMVFSLQDSPEEYVQDPDNREPRPQAANQDKRFLMVPQEWVIDCIECVKDINSPKRVPNELDNGKCYIPGDRYSGRSIIRKKTGMADGHVIYQDTNNSAEDMEVTFATLKTE, encoded by the coding sequence ATGAAAAAAGGTTTTTACTTATTACTTGCTGTTTTATTCTTTGCTTCCTGTTCGGAAGATGAGAAACAATCTTCCAGTATTTATATCCAGCTAGTAGCTCCCGAAGGTTATCCAACGTTGCCTTATGAAGAAATGGAAGTTGCACTGACAAATAAAGATCAGGGAACTGTGTATTCTGTGCATTGTTCATCTACAGGAAAGGCTTCATTCAACGTTGAACCGGGTTACTATGCTGCTTCGGTACATTATCAAGCTGCTTCCGGACTGATTTTTAGCGGAAGAATAGAATCTTTATCGTTGCTTTCAGACCAGGAACAAGGTGTGATAGAGCTATCGTTATCACAGGCTAAAATAAATGCTCTTGTCATTAAAGAGATTTACTTTGGTGGTTGCAAGGGATTGAATGATAAAGAATATCAGGCAGATCAGTATGTGACCTTATATAACAATTCAGATCAGACAATTTATCTGGATGGTTTGTGTGTCGGAATTGTGGATCCGGGTAACAATCTGGAATCTCCCTGGATGAATTATACGGATATGAAACGGATTCCGGTAAATGATCTGACCTGGCAGTTTCCCGGAAAAGGGAAAGAATATCCTTTGGCACCGGGAGAAGAAACAACCATTGCCACGAATGCCGTGGATCATACGGGCGCAGAGTTTCAACACGCCAACTCTGTCGATCTATCTGGGGTCGATTGGGGATTTTGGGATGTGAGTCTTGAACGGCAAAATATTACTGCCGGTGTTAAACCCATGACGTTGCTCGCAAATCTGAATCCTTTATTAGTAATGTATTCTCTCCCGGTTTTTGGCCCTACATTTATGGTATTCAGCTTGCAGGATTCACCGGAAGAATATGTACAAGATCCGGATAATCGCGAACCGCGTCCCCAGGCGGCTAATCAGGACAAGCGTTTTCTGATGGTTCCTCAGGAATGGGTAATAGACTGTATAGAATGTGTGAAAGATATCAATTCACCTAAGCGAGTGCCTAATGAACTTGATAACGGGAAATGTTATATTCCGGGAGACAGGTATTCAGGCCGGTCGATTATCCGGAAGAAAACAGGAATGGCAGATGGACATGTTATTTATCAGGATACAAATAATTCCGCCGAAGATATGGAAGTTACATTTGCTACCCTAAAAACAGAATAA